The following is a genomic window from Acidimicrobiia bacterium.
TCGTAGTCGTCGTCGGGAAACGCGCGCGCGTCGAACTCGTCGCGTTCGACCTCGGGCACGCCGGCCGCGCGCAGCACCGCAGTCGGCACGGGCACGAGACCGCGCACGAGCTGCAACGGTGTCGTCCGCTGCGCGGCGGCGTCGAGCGCGAACAATGCGCGCAGGTCGGCGACGACGCGCGCCGCGGCCGGACCCGCGGCCGCCTGGGCTGCGGCGATCGCGGCCGCGCGCGCGGCGTCGTCGAGGCGTCCCCACAAGTCGACGATGCGCGTCACCGAAGCGACGACCCATTCCGGTGCACACCGTTCGACGCCGGCAACGATCTCTGCGCTCGCGTGCGCGAGGTCGTCAGCCGGCGACGACGTCACCTTCCATGGGATTCACGGTGCAGCCCTGGCCGATGAGCCAGTCGATCGCGGAGTCACGCGCACCGGTCGGACCGTCGAGCTCGAGGATCATCCAACCGGTGTGCGCCTCGACGTTGGCGCGCCGGATGTTCGGCACCACGTCGAAGCGGCGGATGATCTCGTAGATCATCGGCTTCGCGACGAGGTCCTCGGGAAAGTTCA
Proteins encoded in this region:
- a CDS encoding NIL domain-containing protein; translation: MTQPARLFVNFPEDLVAKPMIYEIIRRFDVVPNIRRANVEAHTGWMILELDGPTGARDSAIDWLIGQGCTVNPMEGDVVAG